TTGACGAGCCTATTCGTGAGGCAAAGCTTATTACGCATTCCGATCACCATGCTTTCTTGTTCTACACTGAGGAGCCCCGGAGCAAATTCGTAGTTCGGGCAGGTTTCGCATCTGGTTATTATGGTGAAGGTTCAGCTGGACTGGCCTACGTGCTCTCTCTACTCGAGGAATTCGAAATCAAGACGGAGGAATACGAGGTAGGCGACCGTCTCTTTCAGCAGCTCAACCGAGGTCAACTCACGGACAAGGACCTTGAGAGTATAGACTCCATGCGTCCAGTTCGCCCACTCCGAATTCACGATTACATTTACGAGTACGGCCGAGACCAGACTTTGATTAATCGAAGCATCCCAATTCCGATACCGCTAGGACTCATTGATAAGCGTATTCGCGATTTAGTGGTGAATTTTTGGACAGATCCAGATAGCCGAATCAACTCCGGCTTCAGACGCATTGAGGATGCCATCAGGCAACGCTGCAACTCGGATGAGCACGGAGCCGGCCTATTCCAAGCGGCCTTCATGGGGCCAAAATCGATTCTGGAGTGGGAAGGAGTCCATCAGAAGGAACAGGCTGCGCGCGCCGATTTATTCAAATCCGTTTACGGCAGCTTCCGCAACCCAAGAGCCCATAAGGAACTTGACTACTCGCGCGAAGAGCTACTCTCGGAGTTTCTCCTACTGAACCAGCTGTTTCGATTTGAGCGAGATGCTAGAGAGCGGCCAATTTGCGAGACAGAAGAGTCATGAAAACCGTGCGGCATCTCACCCGCTGAATTGCCTGGGCCCATCCTAAATACACGGCAGTATTCACTCTGCACCATCAGAGAAATTCCGTTGTTGGTGGAAGAACGAAGCTGCCTCCCCTGCAATCTGCTAAACCTTGCCCCCGTCCCCGTAAATCTCCGCCTCCGCCATGTATCCTTGTATGCCGGGCGTCACCTTACCCTAAGGAGAGACGTCTGGTAACTCACTGGGAATGCGGGAACGATGGACAATTCGGGGGCAGAAACTCTGTTGGGAACAAGCCGGACAGGGTATGGGTTCGAGTGCTATGACCGTCGGCGGATGGCTTTGGTCGAAGCCGTTCGGAAAGGGGGTGCGTGGTGCTGAGGATCACGGCCAGCAAGTCGGTGGATGCGGCGGTCAATTACTTCCGCGATGCGTTGTCGAAGGGCGACTATTATCTGGAGGGTCAGGAGGTCGCCGGAAGCTGGGGCGGCAAGGGTGCGCGTATGCTTGGGCTGGACGGCCCGGTGACGAAAGACGCCTTTCTGAATCTGCTGCACAACCGCCTGCCGGATGATAGTGACAAGCTGACCCCGCGCAATCCGCCGAACCGCCGTCCTGGCTATGACTTCACCTTTGATGTGCCAAAGTCGGTGTCGCTTCTGCATACGATCGCGGGGGATGAGCGGATTGAAGCGGCGATGAAGCGCGCGGTGGCCACCACCATGCAGCAGATTGAACAGGATATGCATACCCGCGTGCGTAAAAGTGGGGCTTTTCATGATCGGCAGACGGGTAACATGATCTGGGCGGACTTCACGCACTATACCTCCCGCCCGGCACCATCGGATGACAAGATGCTGGAGGGTTTGCCCGATCCACAGTTGCACATGCATGTCTATGCGATCAACGCGACCTATGACGAAGTGGAGACATGCTGGAAGGCAGGCGAGTTCAGCCGCATCAAACAGGATGGTCCTTATCACCAGGCGGTGTTTCATACGGAGCTGGCAGGCGAGCTGCAAAGAATTGGCTATGACATCACGCCCACGAAGGACGCCTTTGAAGTAAAGGGATTCGAACGCGACTTGCTCAACAAATTCTCCCGTCGCACACAGGAGATTGAAGCAAAGGCGCGCGAACTTGGCATTACCGATGCGAAAGCGAAAGCAGAACTGAACGCCCGCATTCGCAAGGTGAAGGACAAAAACATTCCGCTCTCCACCCTGCGCAAGGTCTGGAAAGCCAACCTGACGCCCAAAGAAGCGAACCTGCTGCAATCGTCTATGGCGAAGGCACATTTGCAAGAAGGGCGGGAAGCATCCAATGATCCCCGCGCGGCCAAAGAGGCGATTGAGTATGCGTTGTGCCACGAACTGGAACGCTATAGCGAAGTGCCGGAGCGCCGTCTCTTGGCCACAGCTTTGGCGCAGTCGATTGGATCGGCCAAGGTGGAAGCGGTAAAGGATTCCTGCGCCAATCGGCCAGATATGTTGAGGGCGGAGATTGAGGGGCGCACGCATGTGACGACGCAAGCGGTGCTGGCGGAAGAGACGAAGCTGTTCGATCTGGTGAAGGATGGGCGTGGCAGTGTGCGGCCTCTGACCAGGGGCAAATATGAGTTCCAGAATCCGCTCTTTACCGATCCGGCGAAGGACACGCGCGAACAGCAGGACGCCGTGCGGCTCGTGATGGAAAGCCAGGACTGGGCG
The window above is part of the Verrucomicrobiota bacterium JB022 genome. Proteins encoded here:
- a CDS encoding TIGR02391 family protein, producing the protein MINQSASEDIEYVGQFGITQSCIDAILRYLQFDEPIREAKLITHSDHHAFLFYTEEPRSKFVVRAGFASGYYGEGSAGLAYVLSLLEEFEIKTEEYEVGDRLFQQLNRGQLTDKDLESIDSMRPVRPLRIHDYIYEYGRDQTLINRSIPIPIPLGLIDKRIRDLVVNFWTDPDSRINSGFRRIEDAIRQRCNSDEHGAGLFQAAFMGPKSILEWEGVHQKEQAARADLFKSVYGSFRNPRAHKELDYSREELLSEFLLLNQLFRFERDARERPICETEES